cttgtaatagtgaggctgtattatattcgtgttgtatccccttgtaatagtgaggctgtattatattcgtgttgtatccccttgtaatagtgaggctgtattatattcgtgttgtatccccttgtaacagtgaggctgtattatattcgtgttgtatccccttgtaatagtgaggctgtattatattcgtgttgtatccctTGTAaatagtgaggctgtattatattcgtgttgtatccccttgtaatagtgaggctgtattatattcgtgttgtatccccttgtaatagtgaggctgtattatattcgtgttgtatccccttTAATTGTATATAGTGGTAGTAATAGTagctgtattatattcgtgttgtatccccttgtaatagtgaggctgtattatattcgtgttgtatccccttgtaatagtgaggctgtattatattcgtgttgtatccccttgtaatagtgaggctgtattatattcgtgttgtatccccttgtaatagtgaggctgtattatattcgtgttgtatccccttgtaatagtgaggctgtattatattcgtgttgtatccccttgtaatagtgaggctgtattatattcgtgttgtatccccttgtaatagtgaggctgtattatattcgtgttgtatccccttgtaatagtgaggctgtattatattcgtgttgtatccccttgtaatagtgaggctgtattatattcgtgttgtatccccttgtaatagtgaggctgtattatattcgtgttgtatccccttgtaatagtgaggctgtattatattcgtgttgtatccccttgtaatagtgaggctgtattatattcgtgttgtatcccccttgtaatagtgaggctgtattatattcgtgttgtatccccttgtaatagtgaggctgtattatattcgtgttgtatccccttgtaatagtgaggctgtattatattcgtgttgtatccccttgtaatagtgaggctgtattatattcgtgttgtatccccttgtaatagtgaggctgtattatattcgtgttgtatccccttgtaacagtgaggctgtattatattcgtgttgtatccccttgtaatagtgaggctgtattatattcgtgttgtatccccttgtaatagtgaggctgtattatattcgtatatttcgtgttgtatccccttgtaatagtgaggctgtattatattcgtgttgtatccccttgtaatagtgaggctgtattatattcgtgttgtatccccttgtaatagtgaggctgtattatattcgtgttgtatccccttgtaatagtgaggctgtattatattcgtgtttgtatccccttgtaatagtgaggctgtattatattcgtgttgtatccccttgtaatagtgaggctgtattatattcgtgttgtatccccttgtaatagtgaggctgtattatattcgtgttgtatccccttgtaatagtgaggctgtattatattcgtgttgtatccccttgtaatagtgaggctgtattatattcgtgttgtatccccttgtaatagtgaggctgtattatattcgtgttgtatccccttgtaatagtgaggctgtattatattcgtgttgtatccccttgtaatagtgaggctgtattatattcgtgttgtatccccttgtaatagtgaggctgtattatattcgtgttgtatccccttgtaatagtgagggTTTTATTCGTGTTGTATTatgtattcgtgttgtatccccttgtaatagtgaggctgtattatattcgtgttgtatccccttgtaatagtgaggctgtattatattcgtgttgtatccccttgtaatagtgaggctgtattatattcgtgttgtatccccttgtaatagtgaggctgtattatattcgtgttgtatccccttgtaatagtgaggaTGTATTATATTCGTGGtgtatccccttgtaatagtgaggctgtattatattcgtgttgtatccccttgtaatagtgaggctgtattatattcgtgttgtatccccttgtaatagtgagaCCCTTGCTCTTCTTTagagtgctatctcactgaagcattccACTAAAGATACCGGACAGCAAGTTCCATCCGGTCACATTGTACAGATAACTGTAATCCAGTCGTCCTTCTCCTTTTATACctagcgctaagcaggagtagaaactgccacttttatAGGACATGTCTGTCTGAATaagaatattataaataatatataccaaATTACATAAATACACGTCATACCTGGAATTAGTTTTGACAAAGACTTGGTAAGCACTTCTGTAATTTCTACTACTGtatacaatttttgtaaattattataTGTTTCCCTTCTTATACGGATTTGCTGTTGAACATCGGCTAACATTTATAAACAGCCAGATAAAAGAAAGATGTGATGATGTCAGTTACTGAAAAAAAGACACTGATTTCATCtaatctttaaataattttttatgtcaTGTAAAAGAAAACGTCTCGAAAAAAATCACTATGGCCGTTAAGAATAAGAATATGTGCTATTTTAAAATCCAGCATAACATTAGCACCGTGATGGTAAAAGGTTGGACAGATAGTCAAATGGCTTATGGTTATTTAACTTACTGTGTCGTGCAATAGATGAATTCTTGTTTGTTTAACTAATTCAACGTCttagccagggttatgtaagagAGCATTCCATGTTTGCGTTATGTTAAGTTGCGTGCATGGAAACCGTGGTGTGCGTTTTGGCAGACTgggatatattcgtgttgtgtattCTTCTAATAAAGGAACTGtggccctttttatagtgttatcccACTAAAGCATGCAGCCGAAGACACCACACAAGCACACACCACCTAGTCACATACTGATACTAatcaggagcaaaaactaccttTTTATAGACTATAATATGTCTCAGcctggggacagaacccagaattCAGAACCTACCCCACAGGGGCGTGCGCTTAATccaaagccaaaagtgaggtgatgtcaagGAAGACTCTTGGAAGAAGAGAATTAGTTattaaaaagagaaaagattatatcctaaatttagtcgccttttacgatcattgCTAACACATTACCTGTAGAGCAATGATGGATTCTAATAATGCTAAGTATGCAATGATGTAAATCCTGTTGCATTATCAAATACTTTTTAATCAATGTGTCAAGAGTTAACATATCTTTCGTACGCTGAAATAAACTGAATGTTATCATTCATAGGTTTCAAAAAGAGGTTTCAAATTGATAAAGAATGTCAAAATCATTATGTCgtcagattttttttgttttcctttACATCTTTGCATATCCTGCCACCGTCCgatttgtatttattatagaaATCTTTCCCTGATTTGAACTTGATTTGTGTCCCGATGAAGAAAAGGACGCTTAATCTATTGGTACAACTGGTTTTAAAATGCCTCTACTATACTGCTGTTTCCTTCGATTTTTGCTGTTAATTGcgatttaattttgttgaaatataggtatatatatgttacctgAAAATAAGTGTAcctgatttatttttttatttgtgaacCGTATCATATTTCGTAAACGCTGTTTTAAACAATGCATAACTCTACATTTTGATTATAGGAAGAGCTGCAAAATATACCATTCGGGCTGAATTTGTTCAAATCGGAGACAATTGTGATGTCTTTCGTgagtttttttatgaattttcttttaatatcaTTGCTGTATTAGCTCTGTTCGAAATTGAATAGTTCTAAATAGCATAGACGCTTACTGCATTGGGATATTATCTATAAAAGATATAAAAGTTTGAATTTGCTTACCTATTTCAAAGGTTAGACTACATTGTTACAACCGAAGTTGAACAAACAAGTTTTGCAAATTGCGTTAAAAATTGCTGTAAAgtcactttgaaaaataaattccCAAATGCGTTGACTTATTTAACGAACATTGAAAATGTTTACAAAGTGGGTGAAGAGTTGTTTATTCAAAcaataatgttttttatatcACACATGATTTGCACTTAAATGCAGGTTTACCTCACTCACGTGCAATTTGGGATAAGAAGAAGtgttatattaataataatgacatgtctgtatacagaaaaaatgaagtaattttgaatatgaaacagaaatatgtgacaattgttcttcaaatgaaatactCTGTCTAAAACTTGTTGTTAGTCGGTTTCTGAATACATATACAAAGGCACTTAAATGCATCAGTATCagtttgtttttaagaaatatcaAACGTACCTTTCATTATAATCAAATTTGATTCATTACCTATGGACATTgaacaaataatgttcaaaCGTGGAATTTAATAAATTTGACCCCCTTTGATCACTACTGTCAGTTGAGAAGATGAGTTACGAAagtttggcccctcccacaaaCAATAGGAACGAGATTGGGGCCCATATAATCCATAATGATTGGTGCCGTAGAAGAGTTGTGCGAAATTTCATTGAATTGCTTCAATAGCTTTTGATGAGAAGTCGaaagaaaatgtaaatgtgtattTGTAATGTCACCATtaggtaatatatttttttactctTGTTAACAAATAGATTTATTAAAGGTAGGTAGAGTTTGGATCATAAATATTGatcaatgttatatatccaataCTAGAAAATTACATTGATTTTACCAGGGGTGTAGGAAGCGGGGGGACGACAGGGGAGGGGGCAATTGCCCcacccccgttccccaggacagGGGgaggggcaaacatgtcttttagccatgttctaaaaatgcacatttgaaagaagaaagggtcctcctgcacatttttgtacttcattttagaaaattttccgctgcgcggcgcatttcctaaatcGTTCAAGCaagtaatgttcaaacctttaatgaTGAAAATCCAATACACACGAACAAGACTagaaatgtccatcaagggattatactatttctaaaaaatgcttcttaaaatattaatttatttatatgtcttagcaagacaatcaatttattactttttttagTTACACAACAGTGTGTCGATGGTGTAAATCctgtatgttcagatcgagctgggttgcataatggtatgacgacacacacaattataatttctcaatgcaggtaactttaaatcgaacaAAATActgtgttaagaacgctttaaaatgatcaaaatatattataaaactcgaagacccccggaccccaaacaacaaatctgtCGCCTGCGGCGCAcgtaaattcatcaaaatacatcgtaaaactcatctcagccattctcaATCGTAAAAAAATTTCCAGGGAGGAACCCAGGACCACCCAAGCAACAAAATCTCACGCATTTggtgctcgcaaattcatcaaaatacatcgtaaaactcatctaagccattctaaatcgtaattttttttcccggggagacTCCCCTAACCCTCCAAACACAAAAagcatcttcctacgccactgcttACAATCAAAATTAGTATTAATCAGAACAGCAATACCCTTGATTCGATTTGGAAACATTAAAGTGGCAGTTATATCACCATTTGCTAcgtattaataaaaaaatttctTTGGTTAAATGTTTGTCTTGACTAAAGtacatatttttctctcttAAATAGACAAAGACATCCTGATACTCTCAACTAATTTTGAAACTAAACTTACTTAACATGTTATCATGCTTGCTTCTAATAGACGGTTACAATACTTAATAAATCATGTAGAGAaggtatagatatatacaaataaatttcCAACTTGCTTTATAGTGGCAATTGCTATTTAGAAAAGGGCTAAATAagatcaataaaaacatattcatGGGAGGTAGGTCACTACTCTTCCTCACTATACTCTTTGCTGCTGTTAGTCATTGTCATAACGGCGCATATACTgaaagttatttttatattcaagacAATCGCACTTTAAATTCTATAATATCATGTTCATCAGatagacaaaaaaaatgtaaattggaTTTTTATTGGGATAAGTATTTAAACCAACCAGAAAGCACCAGATCATTTTTggtaataaatattattttaacgtTTGAAGAATGTGTTTTATTGGCTATACAGTGTTTTTAACAATCGTTTTGTTCTTTCAGTGGTGAACCAAGAACCAGTTGGTGTTCAGGAGGAACCTCTTGAGGCCACCCCCAATCTGCATACCGCTACAGCGGATATTGCTTCTAGAGAAGCGGTGGATGATCGGCAGGCCGGTAAGTTttgcaaatatttcatattataagCCTTTTGACTGTATCTCGTACATGCTAATTATAAgggcgaagcacttctaaggtaacacatacatgaaaatataagaaaaacacaatctttaaaattcaatccttcacactgacagcttcagtttgcggccgccatttttccTCACTGttaaaaaatcccatcagcgtgaatgcggtgctttgaagtcagctcgTTATGTAATCAAGCAGTTCAAACGCTTTAATGATCCGacaaacgtaatcttcatcTTGCAGAAACTCAgtgctattgctctttatttgcaagcgttcaagtgatagacaaacttccaatataatcagctggccaaaaacggaatatctgttacagaaataaaaatttcttccttttcttatgtggatttccttctcaaataaGGGTTTGaggtgtgaatatatgaatagaaaatatacagaaaattcggctccgttattaCCATGAATTGAACAtattaacattgcataattaatggttactgaaacatctggctgcatcatttaaggccttgccttcagtcataaatattttggtgcgagactaaggaaagccgagatgacgaggctttgccgagtcatctcggctttccgtgtcgtgCACCAAAATagaccttgtattgtaagatactaaccgtgtattctgtttatcttGCAAGTATCATGACATTCAAAACGCAGAGAATTGTCAGTTATTCACTTGGTTTCGCCCGAAGCGAGACGCGTCTTTGACGCggaggaaaagattcattcattaAAACGAATGAGTGTGTCTACTCCTTTTTACTGTCGTGGGAATTATATAAGCGCGTTCACAAACAGTacagtaattctattcagtgtgcaATATgactgaaacaatatgaaaatactcaaaaaacgATAATCACCTATTAAAGAATTACAATTTTGTACTTTACAATACAAACCTTTGTCATGAGCGAAGAAAGAGACGACACCGTCAttcgagattttcgatatcttAAATAAAGATGTCAtcccggtgaatgtgacgtcacgttttagcgggactgactGACGTTTCATTCGCCATAAAGGTAAAAGTTCGCggtcaagttagaaaatgttccgtcagatgtggaacaaattcacgtgatcatATTGACGgaattgacggataaagcacaagtttatccggcagtagttatctgtAAGTATGTgcggcagttgcaggataaaacaaaatatccgagcagcacaccccaccatcttcgatattccaggggttactatcactgtaataccgacagtgatagtaaccatgGGAGCATAGAGGATGCACacccccacctggtcacattatactgagaACGGACAATTAATTGTAGTCATCACACTTCTTTTATGCTGTGCCCAAattaggagcagaaactaccacatttATAGACTGTATGgctgtgtctcggccaggggacagaaccaagatcTTTCCCGAAAAGGGCGATCTAATATgcatatttgcatttttaatgatatataattgttttattctgatgcattgtacttttatatttgacacgttaataaatagatatacaatatatgataGATTGAAAACCATTAATGGAAAGGAACAAATTGAAAAGCATTATTGTTGGTAATTATTGCATTCAAGATAAACAAACTTTGCCTCACGATACAGCAATTTTAATTGTCACTATCAGAGTTATAGTAGAAGCATGGACAAGGATATGGAAATGTGCAAATTCGTAACTATGAGATATTTATGTCGTaattacgagatactaagtgTTTTCATAAGAAGAAAGTGATTCATGACTAAATGAAAATCTATTTAAGTCATATACCAGAAAATGGTCAAAATCTTGAACTATGGCTTTAAAGGTATCGAAAAGGTGTTGCCTGGTGCTGGATTCTAAGACTTTTACTACCATGCAATGGGAGCACCAGGTACATGTAcgattctaacgccctaccggCATCGCACTCGTATGTAGTATGTAGAGAAAGACTCATTCTTCCTAGTGTCACAGTTAAAAGTTGCATTTCCGATACGTGCTCGCGGCTGACAGTTTAGCTTACATGAAGAGCAATTAATAGAAAATTAGCTGGGAATCTGCAAATTGCTGACAGCCCGTAACAAAAGGCACCCATATTACTTTAATCGAGGAAAATACACACTTAATGCAAAACTTAACATTCTACGCAAGCCAGTATTTCGGAAACATTTGAATATCTTTCACCATCCGTATCATCTATTAGATGTACGGATCCTTACATCTTCACGGAGAAATTCATGAAAACGGCCGGTTTTCCAACCTACCAGCAGTTGGTGACCAAACCCTATTTGGGTATGTGAGGTCATCGTACAATCATTAAATATAACTGGTTCCAGACGAATACACTTTGTCTTACAGAATTTTACCAAGACTCAtgttagattatttttaaacattttaatgcaaCTGTCTGTGGTTTGCTATCAACCTTCTCGTTCATGATGTAATTACATAAAGTGCATGCATTATTTCATCTTCCTATATTGCAGATAtgtttaattattcatttgttttctCTGCAAAACAAACCATTGTCAATTACATTTGTTGAAAGGGTGACgggatatatataattttataagatatgACTGAGCAAGTCCACGAATATTGAAAAGTCATTCTGACGTACGGTTAAGATTTCATCAACAAGCAACATGCTGTACACATTGCTAATTTTATCCGCCTTTTTCATAACCTTCCTAgacatatcatatattataaatgtatgatatacatCTATACATCACTAGCTAGCTGTAGAGGCTAAACATCTCTTTCTCGCACCTCGGATAGAGAAATCTAACGTGATAcccggtgctagatttttctatctcgtccgatctgtctggtacttTTACGTgaattttggcggaattttacgccattcatgtaacagtccgcgcatgtgacgtcatactctcgAGTCGGTGACGTCACACGCgtcagataatcaatattattagaaatatgtgcattcagtcatttaccatgcattgtttggttgttgtttctAATTATCAAACTTGTATGTACCGATTGGTCATCGTTTTTCTGTGATGTAACGTAACTATAGTTTTACGCGGAATGACTGAAATCAAAAGCGCAGATGTGGTTAACCAGGAGGCCAAGACGGGATAATTTTACACTTTGAACGCGTATAtagatgggttttgttatatcttgcgcgagaaaaaaatctattaccttgaagtgatcgagatcggattatctcagtcgagggctaagattttgtaacataatcccaaccgaggcgttagccgaggttgggatgttacaaaatcttagtcCGAGactaatattatttaatttattaatctCGATTGGTTAAAACATCTCAGAACACACATGGATAATCAAACAAGACCGTACTTGAAGACAATCAATATGCTCATAACGGTACAAATATTTGCAAAATGTCTAGGTATGTCGTTAGTCTACCTTGTCGATGAAGAATGCTTTAATTTATAAACTTTCTTTCATTTCAGTGGTGGAAACGGAACCACCTCCTCGGACTATCCCGCCCAAGAGGCATAGATATAAAGGTGAGCTGGAAAAAAAACGTTGGACAGAAACTTGTAAAATGAGGCATAGGCTAGTAATAAAATGGCAGAACTCTTTAATCATAAGAGGCTTCTTCCATTCCTTACGATTGAGAATAAACACCTATACAACTATAATAAATATCGTTATATTGCAGATAACCTAGATTGCCCACGGGCTATGTGTCGATTTATAGTTGCAACTCGACAGATATACACAGTTTTTGTCTctatttttaaatgaatgatTAACTTTTACCAATGAGTTTTGTAGCTCCCATTTAAGCATCCTATGagaaaataacaatataaaagtatatattttgtaaaaataggTTACatcttatttatttacatagaggttacacaaagagtggttgttggatatggaatttattccacacgagtgaaatacttttttttaaaatgtatctttaaaaaataacttagaGTGTGCAATAGATTCCATTTCCATTTACTATGAGTCGTGTAACTTGTTTCTACCAGaattgatatcaaaatattctaattgggaacatctttaggatgaaatatttctcatttaaCGTCTTATCAAGTTTGATTTTTCAAAGTTTCTTCAAAAATATACCACTAATTTTCGGactatatacaaacattttatgttaGAATGCGTACAAACGTGCGGTATAAACAAagtgttaatcaacagctgcattgTTTATTTGATGCCCTGAGAATTCAATAACACCACATATTGTGGAAGAAATTCATTTATATTACGTCGTGCCactcaaattttaaaaatgtctgcttatttcttttattttcaagaTTCCAAAAGGCATGAAGAAGGAGATAAGAAAGTAAGCAAATTCATAAAATTAGCTTCCGGTTATTGTATACCATAATATTGAAGCACacaatatttttcagaaaaaaagaaggCTTGATTTGTCCTTGCAAGATAAAATTTTAACACCATGTTAGATAATGCAGAGCAGCTTTATACATTCCATGTGTGCTAGAAAaaagtaatatattttaaaaaaatataccaatattaatatgtaatataattataataagaaAAATACTTTATACAAAATACAGTTTTGTTAAAACAATcaccaaatattgttttttaaacCGTGTAACTTAATTTTAAGCAATAGGATATTCAATAAGACACAGTAGGAATAATATATAGCAAGTAAAAATGAACAAGTTGTAATGAATtagatttttgtgaaatatacttaaggtttattaaaaatgt
The nucleotide sequence above comes from Argopecten irradians isolate NY chromosome 1, Ai_NY, whole genome shotgun sequence. Encoded proteins:
- the LOC138326987 gene encoding uncharacterized protein isoform X1 is translated as MFKIKYALKKLLPITGRAAKYTIRAEFVQIGDNCDVFLVNQEPVGVQEEPLEATPNLHTATADIASREAVDDRQAVVETEPPPRTIPPKRHRYKDSKRHEEGDKKKSPFIHQYLRESIYSK
- the LOC138326987 gene encoding uncharacterized protein isoform X2 is translated as MFKIKYALKKLLPITGRAAKYTIRAEFVQIGDNCDVFLVNQEPVGVQEEPLEATPNLHTATADIASREAVDDRQAVVETEPPPRTIPPKRHRYKDSKRHEEGDKKSPFIHQYLRESIYSK
- the LOC138326987 gene encoding uncharacterized protein isoform X3, encoding MFKIKYALKKLLPITVVNQEPVGVQEEPLEATPNLHTATADIASREAVDDRQAVVETEPPPRTIPPKRHRYKDSKRHEEGDKKKSPFIHQYLRESIYSK